The Paraburkholderia dioscoreae DNA window GAAGTGCAGAAGCGCTCGCTCGAACCGGGCGGGCGCGAATTGCCGGGGCGCGAGGCGCTCGCGGAGATTGTCGATACGCTCAAGGGCGTGCTCTTTCCGATGCGGCTTGGACCGCCCGATCTGCGTCAGGAAAGCGAAAACTTCTATGTCGGGCACGCGCTCGATGCCGCACTGCATGCGCTGTTGAGCCAGGCGCGGCTGGAACTGCATTACCGCAGCCGGCATCAGCCGCCGCCGGCCGCCACGATCGAGGCTCAGGCGGGCATTGCGGTGCGCGCGTTCGCAGCGCGCCTGCCGGCGATCCGCAGCTTGCTCGACAGCGACGTATTGGCGGCGTTTCACGGCGATCCCGCGGCCGGCAGCGTGGACGAAGTGCTGCTGTGTTATCCAGGCGTGCTGGCGATGATTCATCACCGGCTGGCACACGAGCTTTACGGACTGGGCTTGCCGCTGCTGGCCCGCATTGTCGCTGAGCTCGCGCATGCGCAAACCGGTATCGACATCCATCCGGGTGCGAAGATCGGTGCGGGATTCTTCATCGATCACGGCACGGGCGTGGTGATCGGCGAAACAGCGGTCATCGGCGAGCGCGTGCGTCTTTATCAGGCCGTCACGCTGGGCGCGAAGCGCTTTCCACGCGATGCACAGGGCCATCTGGAAAAGGGCCACGCGCGCCATCCGATCGTCGAGGACGACGTGGTGATCTACGCGGGCGCGACCATTCTCGGGCGCGTCACGCTTGGACAGGGTTCGGTGATCGGCGGCAATGTCTGGCTGACGCAGGACGTCGCGCCGGGCTCGCATGTCACGCAGGCCGTGTCGCGCAGCGAAGGCTCCGGCACTTCCGTGAGCGCCGGGCGCACGCCGCGCGATCAAACAGACCCTGTCGCTGTCCCAGTCGCGGCGGCGGGAGCGGCGCGATGAGCGGACTCGTCAGGGAGTTCGGCGCCGCGGTGCGGCGCCTTCGCGAAGCACGCGGGTGGTCTCAGGAGCAATTGGCCGAGTACGCCGGACTCAACCGCTCATATGTCGGCGAGGTCGAGCGCGGCTCGGCGATCGCGTCGATCGTCACGGTCGACAAACTGGCCCGCGCATTCCAGGTGCCGATCGAACACCTGCTTACCCCATCGTCCAATGCCTCGGGCATTGCCGTGCTCGCGCACGCTGCGTTCGTCGATCCGCCGTCGGTGAGCTAGATCAACGCTTGCCGTCTATAGCATGTTGAAGGGCCGGGGTGGCCTCTCGATAATCACTTTTACTCATAAGCTTTCCCGCTTTTCTTCTATCAACCCCGGAGCTTCAGATGACAGCAACAGTGGGCGGCCTGACGGCGCTCGGCGATAACGCAGCACGGCAACTAGCCAATGCCACCAAAACCGTTCCGCAACTTGCCACGATCACGCCGCGCTGGCTCACGCATCTGCTGCAATGGCTGCCGGTCGAGGCAGGCATCTATCGTCTGAACCAGGTGAAGAATCCGGAAGCCGTGGTGGCCGCCTGCACCGCGCGCGAAGACGAAAGCATCCTGCCGCGCACCTTCGTGCCCTACGAAGAGCAACCGCGCGAGTACTTCCTGAATGCCGTCAGCACGGTGCTCGACGTGCACACGCGAATCTCGGATCTGTACAGCAGCCCGCACGACCAGATCAAGGAACAGTTGCGCCTCACGATCGAGACGATCAAGGAATTGCAGGAAAGCCAGCTGATCAACAACCCGGACTACGGCCTGCTCGCCAACGTGGCGGAAGAGCAGCGCGTGTTTCCGCTGACCGGCGCGCCGACGCCCGACGACCTCGACGAACTCCTGACCAAGGTCTGGAAAGAGCCGGCGTTCTTCCTGACGCATCCGCTCGCGATCGCCGCCTTCGGCCGCGAATGCACGCGCCGCGGTGTGCCGCCGCCGACCGTCAGCCTGTTCGGCTCGCAGTTCATCACGTGGCGCGGCATTCCGCTGATTCCGTCGGACAAGGTGCCGGTTGCCGACGGCAAGACCAAGATTTTGCTGCTGCGCGTGGGCGACAAGCGCCAGGGCGTGGTCGGCCTGTTCCAGCCGGGCGTGGCCGGCGAGCAGGGCCCGGGGCTGTCGGTTCGCTTCATGGGCATCAACAATCACGCGATCGCGTCGTATCTGATCTCGCTCTATTGCTCGCTCGCCGTGCATTCGCCGGACGCGCTGGCAGTTCTCGATGACGTGGAGATCGGCAAGTACCATGACTACGCAGACACCTACAAGTAAGCCCGTGGAAAGCGTGCTGCCGCACGATGTGCCGACCGCTCCGCCTGGAGGCGTGCCTGCGGGATTGCCTGATCCCGCAACGCTGGCTTCGCTGGCGAATGCATTCTTCTCGGCGCTGCCGGGCAATGCGCCGCAGTCAGGCGCGACGCCCGGACTGGCCGGCACGCTGCCGTTCACGGCGCCGGTGACCAGCGAGATCAGCAATCCGGCGCCGGCGGGTTCGCCGCTCGCGGGCCCTGGCGGCACGGGCACCGGCGTGCCCGGCGCGGCGTTG harbors:
- the epsC gene encoding serine O-acetyltransferase EpsC; the protein is MAVFDVDEIVAALQTVRQQWREVQKRSLEPGGRELPGREALAEIVDTLKGVLFPMRLGPPDLRQESENFYVGHALDAALHALLSQARLELHYRSRHQPPPAATIEAQAGIAVRAFAARLPAIRSLLDSDVLAAFHGDPAAGSVDEVLLCYPGVLAMIHHRLAHELYGLGLPLLARIVAELAHAQTGIDIHPGAKIGAGFFIDHGTGVVIGETAVIGERVRLYQAVTLGAKRFPRDAQGHLEKGHARHPIVEDDVVIYAGATILGRVTLGQGSVIGGNVWLTQDVAPGSHVTQAVSRSEGSGTSVSAGRTPRDQTDPVAVPVAAAGAAR
- a CDS encoding helix-turn-helix domain-containing protein translates to MSGLVREFGAAVRRLREARGWSQEQLAEYAGLNRSYVGEVERGSAIASIVTVDKLARAFQVPIEHLLTPSSNASGIAVLAHAAFVDPPSVS
- a CDS encoding family 2A encapsulin nanocompartment shell protein, whose amino-acid sequence is MTATVGGLTALGDNAARQLANATKTVPQLATITPRWLTHLLQWLPVEAGIYRLNQVKNPEAVVAACTAREDESILPRTFVPYEEQPREYFLNAVSTVLDVHTRISDLYSSPHDQIKEQLRLTIETIKELQESQLINNPDYGLLANVAEEQRVFPLTGAPTPDDLDELLTKVWKEPAFFLTHPLAIAAFGRECTRRGVPPPTVSLFGSQFITWRGIPLIPSDKVPVADGKTKILLLRVGDKRQGVVGLFQPGVAGEQGPGLSVRFMGINNHAIASYLISLYCSLAVHSPDALAVLDDVEIGKYHDYADTYK